From Litoribacterium kuwaitense, a single genomic window includes:
- a CDS encoding metallophosphoesterase family protein has translation MKLTMTPEGKFTILQLTDLHIGPFPYQERDQYTIKHIKEMVSLSKPDLIVITGDLIWSEGVQKPQESYGGLIEVINQLETPVAITYGNHDSEENITRKGLREMEKRIHQLADKKHVHLVDDRASFCIEVTQRDGSLANVLYLIDSGDYDPLKIGTYDYVHPDQVAWFNEISKMYSDMAKDFKQNLLFLHIPLPEYRDGFLNGRAQGTKLEDICPPRLNTGLFTSLLIDGNVAGVFCGHDHDNDFVADYHGIQLGYGRVSGYNTYGELKRGARVIELFADQPMKTKVIETEQAPI, from the coding sequence TTCCCTTATCAAGAGCGTGATCAATACACTATTAAGCATATAAAAGAGATGGTGAGTTTATCAAAGCCAGATTTAATTGTCATCACGGGCGATTTAATTTGGAGTGAAGGTGTTCAAAAGCCGCAAGAGAGCTATGGAGGTCTGATTGAAGTGATCAATCAACTTGAAACGCCGGTTGCGATCACATATGGAAATCATGATTCTGAAGAAAACATAACTCGTAAGGGTTTACGCGAGATGGAAAAAAGGATTCATCAATTAGCAGACAAGAAACATGTTCATCTCGTTGATGATCGAGCCTCATTTTGCATTGAAGTTACACAGAGAGATGGTTCGCTTGCCAACGTTCTATATCTTATCGATAGCGGCGATTACGATCCTTTGAAAATTGGGACATATGATTATGTCCATCCAGACCAAGTCGCCTGGTTTAATGAAATTTCTAAAATGTATTCAGATATGGCGAAGGACTTTAAACAGAATCTGCTCTTTTTGCATATCCCGCTTCCGGAATATAGAGATGGTTTTCTGAACGGGCGAGCTCAAGGGACGAAGCTTGAGGATATTTGCCCCCCTCGTTTAAACACAGGCTTATTTACCTCTTTGTTAATAGACGGAAATGTTGCAGGTGTTTTTTGTGGGCATGATCACGATAATGACTTTGTAGCAGACTATCACGGCATCCAATTAGGCTATGGTAGGGTCAGTGGTTACAATACTTACGGTGAACTAAAGCGTGGGGCACGGGTCATTGAGCTTTTTGCTGATCAGCCGATGAAAACAAAGGTCATAGAGACCGAACAAGCGCCTATCTAA